The Eublepharis macularius isolate TG4126 chromosome 12, MPM_Emac_v1.0, whole genome shotgun sequence genomic sequence tttcccagtctggagtcgGCAAGACTTTTACGGCAGCATCTGTGAACCACCTGTGCACGTCCACTGGTGGCACAACCGGCTAAATTGTTGTTCTAAAAATCACACATCCTAGTCGATCTAGAAAGAACAGAAACTTGGGATGGAAGGGAACAGCTGTATTCCCAGCCATGCTacaggactacatttcccatgggtACACAGGAACGGCGAAAGAACTACGAACTGCCGAAGGCGGAAGTGCCGGGCTGACAACGGAACTTCCGGTTCTGATTCGCCAGCCAGGGTAACGAATGCCGAGAAATCTAACTGGTCGCTAAAGTGAGCTGAGAGCAGAGCCGCCGTCCATTTCTGCGTTCCGAGGATGCTGCTGGATGGCGGCGGGCGCATGAGAGGGGCCAGGATGCGTCGAACGTAGGAGCGGCCTCGGAACCTTCCCACGGGGATACCGGGAGTGATGCGGTCGACGTTTACGGGGACCGGAAACGGATAGGCAGGGGCGGAAGTTCCGTccggcggcggcggaggggatGATGAGCTTCGAGTGGCCTTGGCAGTACAGCTTCCCGCCCTTCTTCACGTGAGTCGCGGTGGGGGCTCTTGAGAAgccgccctccccatcccgaggCCCGCTGCGCAGGTCCCTTCACTGGCCGGCCGCTTCAGGTGTCCCATTTGCCTGCCCTCTTCTCTTGAGAGGCGCCCGCGGGCCCGCCTGTCTCTGCAGGCCACCCCCAGGCCCGATGTTGCAACAGGGGTGGGGGCTGGCTACTGCCCTGCCACTGATGGTTGGCACAGGGCGTTTTTCTGCGGCCTTTGGCGCGGACGGAAATTCTCGACAGACCTGTTCACACGTTACGGTGAATGCAAGTATGTCCTGCTTGTTCGTATATATctttgtaagaaacagccaacGTGCATTTCCTTTGCAATTAAAACCAGGAATTTGTACCTGGGTAAAGGCGAGATTGGTAtacgttcagctgtacatgcgttGAGCGTGACATAAGATTGAATCAGTGCATTTTCTTAAAAAGCcaactgtaacttgtgaacaggactgAGGTAAGATCTGTTCACGTGGATAATTTGCGTCTGTGTCACTGTTGTTAATACAGTGCCAGAAGCGTGTGGAATTTAGACAGGCCCCCGGCTACCCTGGGAGATTGCAGTCTGACACAGAGGGCGTGGAGGGAAAGGCAAGAATGTGACAATGCAGTTGTGCATAATTCAGAGTTGATTAGGGATGAAGGAGGTGGGTGAGCTGAAAGCTAGCAGAGTTTTGAGTAGGAGCTGGAAGGAAAGGAACAAAGTAACACCACAGATACCGTATAAGAAGATTGTTTCATTCATAGGGGAGAATGATAGAGAGCAAGAGGCCGGGTGGGTGAGTTGGAAAAGCAGAAGGAAGCAATGTGTTTAGCAACTAGAGCTTAAGATGAAGTAAACTGGGTTGTAAAGGCAAATAGTTTGCAGGTTAGGAGAACAATGAAACTGAAATCCAGTGGCgcctaaaagaccaacaagattttgggggTATTTTTTAGTCATAGGAGAACCAGTGAAGGAATTGGTCATATGGTATGAGCACTAAAAGTGATGAATAATTGGGGCAGGGAAGTTTTCCATGGCACTGAGAGGATGGCATATGTTGGAGAGACAATGACCAGAGGGTGAATCAAGTTTTAGCTGAGGATATGGAATGGAAGAGGATGGCTTATGTGGTGGTCAACACTGAGAAAAGACTGAATACATGCTTGGAACACAGGAGGAAAGAAGCCAGAAGAGAGGGATAGACTGTTGAGGGTGTGAGTGTAAGGTGTGTGCATGGAGGGGTAAGGAGTAGGATCAAGAACATGTGATTGGATGCAGGTAGCAGAGTGGTCATTTTATGAAGATTGGGAAGGGTGGAGGGAAATGAGAGTGGGAGCCAAGGAGGATGGGAGTTTGCAGCAGGTCACTTCACTTATTGAAGAAGGAAATGAGGAGTAAGGTGATAGATGGTCAGGCTTCAGCAGAACATCAGGGTTTGTTAAAATGAACATGGATCAAGGTGGAGTAAAAGTGTCAGTTGGCAGAGCATAAATTTAAAGTTAGCAAAGCCAGCCTACATTTCTTCCGGGTGCCTTCAGAAGatcaaaacacacacagaggaaggagAGAGTAGATTGGGGTGAGCAGCTTGATATGAGTGGAGCTAAATACTGAACAATGATTAGCAATTGTAGAGTCTCATGAATGGGTAAAAGTTATTGGGAAGGGAGAAGTGGAGGACTGCTTCTGAGAAAACACCTGTGTTAGTCAATTGCAGGTTATAGAGAGGCAGAAAATGTGCTGTGCTCAAAGTGAGACAGTGATGGTTGGGAAGAGGTGTTTGCATGGTTGAGAGGTCCAAACCAGAACAGCCCTTAGGGAACACGGAGTCAAGAGCATGGCAAGGGAGTCATCTGAAAGTCACAAACCAAAGGAGGGAAGAGTGAGGGACATGGAAGCTGCATCAGCAAGGTTACCAGTTCAACTGCTAAAGTCACTAAGGAGCAAAGTAGGAAAGTTGTGGGAGAGAAAGCAGGCAACCCGAGTTTTGCCGTCAGATAGGAAAGTGGAAAGGTGGCCAGTACGGCGCACAAACAAGGAAATGCAAAGGATGGTAGCAAAGACATGTCAGCACTGGAAAAGTAGGGTTGGGGATGGGGCGGGCAGATTTGGCACGACAAAAGCCTCTGTGGATGTCAGTGGAGTTCATGGGAAGAGGAAAGGTTTCAGAGTGAGCATAAGAGAACAATGGGTGGGGCACATGAATGGCACTATGTGGGGAAGTGGTTGCGGATTGTATCTCATTTCGTTTTCAAGCATGAGGGAGCTGGACAGCAAAATGGAGGCAGCTGACCACAGTGGATGTCTTTGCTAGGCTCAGGGAGGGGAACCAAAGGCAGTGCATGACACTGAGGCTTTTGAAATACTCTCCCATTTCATGTTGGGAAGCATATTTACCAGCTGGATTATGTCAGGGGAGAAATTTTCCTGGTTTCTTCATTCCAGAATTTGTGGGCCAAGTTGGggcaatgacataacttccagtAGTGGCTTCTGACCCTAAGATGCTTAGCTGGAAAGACTGCTCACCCCTGATGAAGGAGGTGTGGATTTCTGACACAAGGAATgtgaaaacagcagcaattgactAAACTGCGGAGAGCATTCATATGGGGAACAGTGTTAGAAATTGTACATTTTTAATTGGAAGAGCAGAAGATCTTGTAACACTTTTCAGGTTGCTTCTCCTTAGTATTGTGGAAAACACAAGGAGACCTGTGGACAGAACATTTAGGTAGAATAaggaagatttatttttttttgcgGGAGAAGGCTGGTGGAGCACTGAAATAGTTTGTTTTGCTAGGAGATTGTGGAAACTTCACTTTTGGAGGTATTTAAAAAGATGTCAGATTAGTTTAGGTGGACTTCATCCATAAGATATCATGAAAGAAACACAACAGTTTTTTGAGGTCCTGTCCTGTCTCACGTTGGCCATCACTGAATGTGAGTTATTGACAGCTCTGACAATGATTGCTCAAGGCAGGGTTGTGTTGATCTGTCCCTGTGATTTTGTTCAGGTTACAGCCCAATGTGGACACAAGGCAGAAGCAGCTGGCTGCTTGGTGCTCTTTGGTGCTGTCCTACTGCCGCCTCAACAAGCTCTACACCATGACTGTCCCAGAGGCCCAGGAGAGCCCCTTGTTCAACAACCGGAAACTGCAGCGTATCCTTTGTTAGTCGGGGTTTGTCTTACCCGGCTGAGCAGATGAGACTTCGGTGATTCCTTCAGGGCACGGCGGAGGAGCGGCTGCTGTTATGGAAGATAATACCATCTGGCAGCAGGACCCAGAGCAGGCATTGCTGGCCGGATGTGTCCCTGTCTTGGTCAAGTACAGCATGGAGAAGAGCTGCCAGGCACAGAACAAAACTGTCTTTTACAACTCCTGCCTTTTCTGGATCACCAGCTCTGCCCTGGTCTTGATCCAGAGCAGTCCAAGCGTTCCGGTCAGGTCTTTGAAGCTTTAACCAGAGGCCCAGTCTTTCCTCCAAAATTGGACAGTGGGGGAAGAGATTTATCACTCTGTCAGTATCACTGCAGAGGACTGCCCAGTGAGACTGGGTGCCCTATTAATTGGGTGGCACCTGCTCTTGGTCAGATGGGGTCAGCAGCACATTGCAGTGCACTGCTGAGTTGCCCTTGAAACATGACTTCTTGAAGCCACTCTCATGGCTTTCCTGCCATGCCAAGTTACTTGGTCTGATTAAAAAGTATAATACAAAAATTTTGAAGTCCACTTGCTAGATACCGCCCCCCCCCTTCTCGCAGTGGTTTTTATCTTTATTCGGCTTTGTTCTGTGTTGGTTGTGGATTTTATTTCATCTTAGACTACTCTGCATTTTGGGAGGACAGAGATTTCTCACTGTAGGTTCAGGGGAGAATCAGGCTGAGTTtcttttccctgcaagatggcccTGATGATTGCCTGAGTAAGGTACACATATTTGCTGTGCAAAGAAACTTCCCTCAGTTTATGGGATAATCTTTTTCAGGGGACCCTGGTGGCCCCGAGAGAACTGTGCATGGCCATAAGAATGTAAGAACCACCCCACTGGATGAGACCAGTGGGATCCCTCTActacagcatcctgtttcacacagtggccgacCAGTTGCTCCGGAGGGTCAACAAACATCATGTCGCAGCATTGAGAATGGTCCTGTCTTTCAGGTGGCAGAGTAGCGTAGAGATTCTTTTAGTCCCTTCCAGTCAAATGAAAACATTCCTCTGATAGGAAGATCAGGAATATTAAGTGCCTGTCTTTTTTGGAGGAGGGGGGTGATTCGAATGCTGCAGTAGAGTTTTGAATTCTGAGACCAAAAGCTACGAATGTTGATCCCATTTTGTGTTAATTTCTGCCCTTCTCTGAACCAATTATTATTCATTGCTCTGTGTCCAGCAACTGTTTTCCTTAACTGTGAAACAGGAAAACTACCTTTGGAATCCATCCTTGTTGTGTTAGAGGAGCTCAGAAAAAAAGGTGGGTGCTGGTTTGTGCTGGTTTTGGAATGTCTTGGTAGCCACCATTCAAACCAGCTCTTCCTTTGACATACCTGTCAGTGTCTCTTATACTTGAGAGGAGAGATGAGAAATCAGGTGGAATTTGTGCCTCTGAGGCTTTTTCTGCTTTCTGTTTATCATTAGTGGCAATAAAGAAAACAAGGCTGGCACTGATCATACAAGAAAGGATGGTGTGGCTTTGAAATGGCACTTAGTGGTGTGTGGTCATGTGAATGAGCCTCCTGTCACCCACTTGGAGCCCAAATCACAGTGTGCATGAGGAGGTGGGAGTGCTCCAAAGCAGGGCTCATTCTGCTCCAGCCCTGAGATGTTGAGGTCACCCTTTCCCCAAAATAGTTACGGTGTAGCAGACATTGGTTTCAAGGGCACATTCTAGTTGTTTGTAGATATTCTATTAGCAAGTAGCATTTCTATTAGCAAGGAGCATTCTATGGACTAAATGCAGATTTCTGCAATAAAAGATACTCAACGAGCCGCATTTTCTGGTGGCTTGAAAGATCACCCATACTTGAGGTGATAGACTGCCTAATCCTAAAATGATTTGTTTAGAAACGATCCTCTCATGGATTTTGGTGGGATTTGCTTACAGGTAAGTGTGATAAGAATCACAGCCTCTGTGGGTCTGTGTGCATACATATATTTTCTAAGAAGCAAGCCAAACTGCTGGCATGGAGATTCAGCCCTAACCATGACAAATCATTTGATGTGTGATACGTGTGACTCAACAGTCTTGTTGCCTAATGCAGTTTATGCTTAACTGCAGGGAACCTTGAGTGGCTTGACAAGAATAAATCCAGCTTCTTGGTCTTGTGGAGACGGCTGGAAGAATGGGGAAAGCTCATCTACCAGTGGGTAAGTGCAGAGCTGTGTATACTtaaggtagtggttagagtgttggactaggatctggaagaccccggctcaaatccctgctctgccatggcagctcactgggtgaccttgagcccgtCACGCCCTCTCAGctgaatctacctcacaggattgtagtgaggataaaatgaaggaggagagagTGATGTGAGCCActgtgggtccccattggggagaaaggtagggtataaagtcaataaataaacaCTCTCTATGTATTAGCTTGTGATGCACAACTAATTCTGCTTCTGGAAGCTATTGGCCAGCCTCCTTTCCTCAGGCATCGCCCACATACTTTAGTCTGATCTCCACATCATAATGGCTAGGAAGCTGATGTTATTTTTCAGAAGAAACTAAGGTTCTTGGGGGTATTGTTATGAAGTTCTGTGCTTGTGTGATACAGGCATGCAAATCCCCAAGGCCTGAGCATAACAATCAAGCAGGCTGCCCGTGAGGAATCTTGAGGAATGCTTTTGCTGACTTTTTGACTTGTGAGAGAAGTTCCCATCGGAGGGGATAGGTGGGTTGTTACTTAGAAAATGTCCTATGCTATCTTCACTAATTTTTTAAATATCAGCTCCAAGAAGAACCTTGTatttcttttccctccctcgcTCTCTTGTTCCCAGGTCTCAAAGAATGGGCTGACCAACTCAGTTTTCACATTGTATGAGCTGTCCAATGGCGATGATACAGAGGATGAAGGTAGTGAACGAAGTGCTTTTGTTTGCTGGTTCTGCCTTTTTCCAGTTATATAATTGAAATGGACACATAATGAAGATTGCTATCCCTGGGGTATTTGCCTTATCAAGTATCTTTGTTTTTCAGCACACTTGTTAGCTTGTGATTTCATACAGTTCCTCCCATAACTTTATCTGACACTAGTGCAGTAGCCTAGATAACCTGGGACCAGTCTGAGAAAAGCGACGGTCCTGCCTTTCTTCAGGAAGTTGCTGTGCTCATTTTGACACTCTTAAGCAGCTTCATTATAAACTGCTAAGTCTGCATTGTCCCAATATTTAAGTAAGAACTGAGTAAAGTGACAGCAGCAAAGCGTTTGATTCATCCATTTTTAGGAAGGGTGCCAGTTGATTCTTGTGCCTTTCACATTGGAGCTGATCTTTCATCCTAGAAAGCAACTTCTCAGTCCAGGCTTGTTGGAACTGCTTTCTTCCCTGGTGCCTCCTCTTGGCTGCTTTGCTGGAGAGTCCTTCAGCCTGAGAGGCAGAGCTTAAATGGCAGCCAGAGTCCCTTTCAAAGCCAAAAAAGGACAGTGCAGAGGAATCTGAGAGTGAAGTGGGGCTTGCCCCAGTCTGTGCCTGAATGGGAGATGGTCAGGGATCCTCCTGTAAAGAGCGCAGCAGTAGTCCCTGGCTTTCTCTTCATTGCTAGGCCTCAGTCTTGGTGTGATTAAGAACAAAGGGCTTCTCCCCACTGAACTATTTAAAGTACACTTTTCCTTGCTGGCAAAGGTAACAGCATTGGCTGGGGCTCTAGTTTAAAAATATGACTTCAGTTGGGGGAAAACATGATAGATATTTATGCCACTATTCATGGAGGGGCAGGTGATCAATAGCCATTACCCCTGTTTGCTCAGTGAAACCTCCATGGGTAGAAGTGGATTTTTAGGTCCTAGggatgaagaaaaaagaaaggagggggaagaaactTCACCCCCCCCTAAACTGAGTAaccaaaaaagtgtgtgtgtgggggggaacctTATACATAGACGTGGCATAACCAATGCCACCCCTCCCCTCTGCCAAAACAAATAAATACCaaaatctttaataaaattctAAAAATTAAACCTGTGTGATTAAACTAATTACTAtatatatagtatagtatatactatatagtatagtatagtgtatatatatatatatagtatatatatagtatagtatatagtatagtgtgtatatatgtgtgtgtgtatatatatatattttttctcccctgtgtgtgtgtgtgtgtgtatactacacacatatacatacatacatacatacatacataccgggggggggggaacaaaccACGAGATTCGAGGTTCGTCCAGTTTCATGAACCGTGAACTCTGTGAAACTTGACCCGGTTTGCAGGAGCCCAGAATgcccccccttcatgctcagagagcccaaacccgcagggagttttcagcaggctctcctccagccaccctccaagtttggtgaagattgcaatacagatctctgagttatagagccccaaagctgATGCCCCCAAGAAGTCCCATTCaatagaattggagccatcaagTCAAGCAAGACCCCAGTTCAactcaaaggcctaagactaggctggggggtgggggagaggaagaaagcaccctttcccaaacacctctccagtaagaaaaggcaagagaaaagaggcttttcagtcccttttccagCAAGAAGTGCAAGCCAAAGATCCCAATCTCTTTCAAAAGCCAAGTTCCAGCAAGCCctgttctccctctccctctcagctgaaactgaaaccaCAAGGCATAGAGCTttccctttttatataaaatgcccaaattgagcaaaacaggagcactctggttggcagaaagacctACCGAACAAGGTTTgagaggaagagattggtgttaccatggctactgaaggcccatcttctcagttgccttagagattctaaccctccctccttttcctggctggatgggccagaatgggagctctctagttggcagggacagctgccaatcaagtgtggaggcctcagattgggagcAACCAAATGACTGACCACCATTGCCTGGGTAATGTATTGAATGGTGCCAAAgtatctggcttcctgaaccggcCACGGAATGGTAGGAAAAAGTTGTTTGTTTTGTAAAAACGCAATCCCACAGAATGCGCGTTTCTTTGCCTACGAACCAGCTGCTCCgtctggaattttgttccgtggttcatttcgtgcccatctctaatatataTACTCATTGGAGTGAGTAGAACAGGACTACCAAAGACACATTAAAGTAGATGCTAATTTTTCTATAGTTCAGATATCTAAGATCTATACAAAAATGTATTAGTTCCAAAAATCCAAAACAAATTTAACAAAAAGAATGTAAAATATTTACCACTATAAGCAAGGTCACGATAAATTATGTCAAGAGTAGTGTGTATAGTCACAAGGAATCCAGAAGCATCTACCAATTCTCACTCTCGCATCATATATAGATATTGtaaagtgggagggagggaggtgataCAATATGGCCAAAAATGCATTTTGCGTGTATATCAAAGTGCTCGGTGAAAGAGATTCTCCAAGTCCGTTGACTGGAGTCCAGTGGGCATGATGCTGGTGTGTGGTGTAATTAAAGCTCTTTCCCAACCGCCCCCCCCTCACCTGAGAGTTAATTTTAAGCCGATTAaggaaaaatataattatttttaaaggcaAAAGTGATTTTCTAGGCTTACTGTTCCTCAGGCAGTTCTATCTGGCTGGCTGTCCCAGACTGCTTTTGGGTAGCCATCGCAGCTCAAGAGCAAGGATTCTCAACAGCTGCTAATTGCCCAGCTATTTA encodes the following:
- the VPS25 gene encoding vacuolar protein-sorting-associated protein 25, with product MMSFEWPWQYSFPPFFTLQPNVDTRQKQLAAWCSLVLSYCRLNKLYTMTVPEAQESPLFNNRKLQRKLPLESILVVLEELRKKGNLEWLDKNKSSFLVLWRRLEEWGKLIYQWVSKNGLTNSVFTLYELSNGDDTEDEEFHGLEESLLLRALQALQQEHKAEIITLDDGRGVKFF